The Maylandia zebra isolate NMK-2024a linkage group LG4, Mzebra_GT3a, whole genome shotgun sequence genome segment ATTTTCAGTGAAGGTCAGCATGTCTTACAATATATGTTAGTAAACTTTAGTGAACATTttatgaacatttttattttatgcatttttatgaCCTTTAAGGAGATTATGAATGAGGCTTTATTGCCTGATCTTACCACTTCTCTGCTTCTGGCTCCTTGAATCAAAGACAGAATCCCATGAGCTCCAGACACATAGTTTGAGGTCTCTGAATGAGCGTCatttagatttttcaaaatTTCCTTGAGTTTCAGTATTTCTGTTATaaattgaaaaagaaatataaatctGAGCAATACATTTTCTGTTACACAAAAACATACCATCACTGGTAGTGACTTCACCTACCATTGACATCTGGATTTACATTCTCCCCTTTGAGGAACTCTTTGGTGCTCACTGTGAAGACTTGGAAACTATCCTCACTGAAGTGATTCTGAGAACATTTTTGTtagtcagtttttatttttggaccgtTTAAGAAGATAATTGTTTTAGATTTTGCTGTCAGATTATAAATTTACCGTAATCGTTTCCCGCTTTTTGAATGCATTCATCACTGCTTTCTtaactttgtttcttttagaaaggaaataaaaattgGATGTAAAAGTAATTTATTGTTAGTATTGTAATGGAAAATTTCAATTATTCTTATTTAAGGTTCAAGCATTTGTGTGCATACTTAGTTGTGGCACTGTAATGAAAACTTCCACTGAGCAgtctaaaactagatgaacttatTTCAGCCTCAGTAGTTGAAAAAATAACTCCTTTTGCAGGTGGTCATAATGCCAAGAGCATGAACAGGATACGCATTGTTCAGTTAGGTTTCAGAGCGAGCTGCGTCATGTGCTGTATGATCACTTTCGGACTTCCTCACTTTTTTGGGGAATAAATAAAGGTGAGAGCTGCACTTCTGTTTCAGAGACTGCATGACGGCGCCTGACTGTGTGTGCTCTCTCTCATGCGCATGATAATAACGAATGTTCATTACAGCCGAATGTGTCTGtggaattaaattaaatttccaCAACAGTATTTATCTAATTAAAAACTTATTATGCTGCCCTCACGACACGTGACCCTGTGAGGTTAGACAGCTAGCGAACAAATAGAAGAGGTCTTCCACACAAGGCTTgactttcttgtttttatgtaaCTAGAACatgaggaaaaatgaaaatgaatcgcTGGTTAACACACATCTTAATAACAACTTGCCGATTAGCCTAGCTTAACATGTACATTACATCAGCATACAGTTCGCTCCATGTAAACACACATAACGACTGTCTCTACACATGTCAATACTCACAAAGACGAACGTTTTCCGAGGTGCGAACGTGTAGAGCACTCTTAGCGTGAACATGAACTAGTCCCTATTTAATAACTGCCGGAGCACTTTTTCACGACATCATAAGCGAAAGGGTACATCAAAGATAGGTTAGTGAACAGGACGCTCCCTCGCTCCATTTCCGCACATAGGATACAAAGATCTCTTGTGGAAATGATGTCTCACTCTGAGCTTATTTATCACTCTGCTTATGTGGCTCaatcagcacacacaccaaccGCTGACTTTTGACTCAAGGGCATAACACTCCCCGCTTGATATACACACATTATATCACAATAAACATCAATACAACATATTCAAACATCATCTAGCATTGAAGAATATTCATTCAGTCTCTGCAAGCAAAACAACAATCTCTGAAACTGGTCTGAGAAACATTTTAACAGTCCCATCTTTTACAGTCCGCACTTCCACTTTTCGGACCTTCTTGTCGCTGCTGGGGAATGTTTTTACTATTAGTCCCATGGGCCATTCGTTCCTGCTGGCTTGGGGGTCCTTTAGCAGGACCACATCTCCTATTTTGACATTAGGTCTAGTCTCTGTCCATTTTGCACGACCTTGTAAGGTGGATAAATACTCTCCCTTCCACCTTTTCCAAAAAGTGTCAGCGAGGAGTTGAACATGTTTCCATTGTTTCCCAAACAGCTGCCCTGATGAGAAGTTCCCAAGTGAGGCGGACACAGCACTCATCTTCTGCGTTAGTAGCACTGCTGGAGTGAGTACTGCAGGACTGTCAGGGTCGGTGGATATGGGAACAAGAGGCCTTGCATTAATAATTGCCATCACCTCGGCCATGAAGGTGCACAACACTTCATGAGTAAGACGTGTTTGTTCAGTTCGTAACAACATTGCATCCAGAATGCGCCTGGCAACGCCTATAAGGCGCTCCCACGAGCCTCCCATATGAGACGCATGAGGGGGATTGAAAGTCCAAACACACCCTCTCTCTTGCAGGTACTTTCCTACTGCTTTGTTTCCTGAGTTTAGGTCTAATTCCTTACAAGCGCCCACAAAATTCGTGCCTCTGTCCGAGCGCAGAAACTTGGCCGGGCCCCGAATAGAGAAGAGCCTTCTTAATGCATTGATAAAACTATCAGCAGACATAGTCTCTATCAGTTCGATATGCACAGCCCTAGTTGACATGCATGTGAATAACACAGCCCAACGTTTGTTCTGGGAACAACCACCTCTTGTACGACGCGTCACAATAGTCCATGGCCCAAATACATCTAGGCCTACAGTGGTAAAGGGTGGTTCAGGGGTGACTCGGTCTGCAGGCAAGTCTGCCATTTTCTGGATCTGCATTTTGCCTCGCAACTTGCGACATGTGACACACCGATGAATGACAGATGACACAAGCCGCTTCCCTCCAATTATCCAGTACCCAGCACCACGGATAGCTCCTTCAGTTATGTGTCTTCCTTGATGAGCCACTCGTTCATGATAGTGAGTTACAATTAGCATGGCGATGTGGCTGGTAGATGGGATAATCAGAGGGTGCTTTTCATTCTCTGTGAGATCGGCAGCGGAAAGACGTCCACCGACTCGTAAGAGACTGTCTTTGTCCACTACAGGATTGAGCTTTTTGAGTGCATCAAATATGCCACTGACCTTCCttccttttttaatgttttcaagCGTCCCTTTGTAAGCTTCTTGTTGGACGGCTCGAATAATGACTGCTTGGGCTCGGGTGAGTTCTTGGACGCTCGGTGTCTCACTGAAACCTTTCCATCCCCTTCGCCCACTTGTCTTTTGTGCAAAGGATGTAACTACATGAATGAGTCTGGCTATGACTCTGCAAAGTGTGATCCAGTTTGAGTACTTTTTGAAACGGTCAGAACCCAACTGTGGCTCTGCTACAGTAGttttcattacttttatttcCGGATGTatctctgtctttttcaggtTCGATGAGCGTGAAAGGACCAGTGTGTGGTTCTGTGTGTGGGTCAGAGTACAGAAAGGGTGGACCTGAGAACCAGGTACTGTTCTGCAGGTCTGCTGCTGGAATGAACCGAGTGGCCTGGTCAGCTGGATTTAACTCACTTGGTACATAATGCCATTGACTCGGATGGGTGGATGCTCTAATGCGCGTAACCCTGTTGGCAACATACATGTAGAATCGTCTGGAGGTGTTGTGTATGTACCCCAACACAATCCTACTGTCTGTGTAAAAAGTCACATTGTCTACTTTAATGTCTAACTCGTCTCTGATGAGCTCAAACATTTCCACCGCGAGCACAGCAGCACATAGTTCCAGGCGTGGTACAGTGTGTGCGGGGCGGGGTGCGAGTTTAGACTTCCCCATCACAAACCCAGTATGACACTGTCCTTCACTGTCAACTGTACGCAGATAGACTACTGCACCTATAGCGACAGTGGAGGCATCACAGAAAATGCAAAGTTCTTTCGCTTTCGTTGTGCTTAACGTACCTGGGCTGTAGCACCTTGGTATTTGGAGGTTCTCAAGGGCTTGCAAAGAGTCTTTCCATAAGTCCCACCTCTCCTGTTTCTCAGGGGGTAAGAGTGTGTCCCAGTCTTTTCCATCAGATGACAGTTCCCTGAGTAATGCTTTGCCCTGCATTATTATGGGAGCAGCAAATCCCAAAGGGTCATAGAGGCTATTAACTGTCGACAATACTCCCCTCCGTGTGAATGGTTTGCTCTCATTTGACACCTGGTAAGTGAAGCTGTCAGATTGTAGGTTCCAACAGAGTCCCAAGCTTCTCTGAACTGGAAGAGGGTCTACTCCTAGGTCTAAATCTTTCAGGTCCTTTGCACGATCCTCAACAGGGAAAGCTTCCATGACTTTACTGCAGTTTGATGCCACCTTGTGGAGGCGCAAGTTAGACTCTGCCAACATGTTTTGCGTTCTTGTGAGCAGGTTGATTGCTTCCTCTGGCGTGGCGACTGATGTGAGACCATCGTCAACATAAAACTGACGCTCAACAAACTGTCTTGCATCAGATCCGTGTTCTCGTTCTCCCTGCTGTGCTGCCTGTCTCATGCAGTAGATGGCGACAGCTGGTGACGGGCTGTTTCCAAACACGTGGACCTTCATTCTAAACTCAACTATGCTCTTTGTAATGTCATTGTCCTCATACCACAGATAACGCAGATAATCTCTGTGGTCTTCGCGCACAACGAAGCAGTAAAACATTTGCTGCACATCGGCTGTCAGGGCTATGGGCTCTTTGCGGAAGCGCAACAGCACTCCCAATAGGGAGTTGTTCAAATCAGGTCCGCCAAGAAGCACTTGATTGAGCGAAATTCCATCACATTCTGCGCTTGAATCAAACACGACTCGTATTTGTTGTGGCTTCTGTGGGTGGTATACCCCAAACGTGGGCAGATACCAATGTTCTTTATTTAGTGGCAGAGGAGGGGCAGGCTCGGCTTGGTCGTTATCCAACATTTTCTGCATGAATTGGATGTAGTGATCTTTCATTTCTGGTCTCTTTTCCAAAGTCTTTCGAAGAGAGCAGAGGCGTTTTAGGGCTTGTTCTCTGTTGTCAGGGAGCCTCCTTCTCTGTGAGCGAAAGGGTAAAGGTGCAACCCAGCTGTTCTCTTGGTTTTGATAAACTTCACTGTCCATTATTGTCAGGAATGCTCTGTCGTCGATAGACATGGCTTGTTTGTTATCACCCTCAGATCTAACAAACACAGAGTGTCCCAAATCGTCTGTGATGCAGGTTGCATTCATAGTGACCCCATAATTCTCTTTAACGTGAATTGTGTTTGGGCAAGGCTCAAAATAGGATGCACGTCCATTATCTAAGGTGTGTGTTTTATAGACATTGACCTCTGACTGACTGTGCACTTTTCCTAGACACACCTCCCCCACAATAACCCAACCCAGGTCTAGCCTTTGGGCGTATGGTGCATCATTGGGTCCGTTGATTTGCTCACGTACCTTATGGACCCTGATGACGTCCCTTCCAAGGAGTAAAAGGATTGGGGCGTGGTGGTCGACAGGTGGGATGTTATCTGTCACTGGAAGAAGATGTGGGTGATGCTGGGCAATCTCTGGAGAGGGTATTTCAGATCTATTGTCTGGAACAGAGTCACATTCAATTAAAGGGGGTAGCTGGATGTTGACTTCTCCATCCAAAGACTCGAGGAAGAAGTTTACAGCTCTCCTACCTAAGGCTTGTTCTCTGCCAGAGCAAGTCTTTAAGGTGTATGGAGTGGGTTTGGCATTGATTttgaaaaggctgaaaaactCTGACTTAACCAGTGACCTGTTGGACTGATCATCTATTACTGCATACATTTTTATAGCTCTCTCTTTTTGGCCTGCGGGATACACTTTGACCAAACTGATCTTAGAACATGAACGTGGGCTATCACCTTGGCCACATACCTCTGTGCACTTCGACTCGACTGAAGGTGAGCTCTCGATTTGCTCTTCATTGTCGTTGTTTCCTGGTGTAGTACTCTTAGGGGCAAGAGTAGGACCAGGATGCATTGCAGATAAGTGTTTGAGGCTGTCACATTCAATACACTTAACCATTGCTTTACAGTTTTTTGCAATGTGTTGGACAGACCCACAGCATCTGTAGCATATGTGGTGCTCTTTGAGATAGGCTTGTCTTTCTTCAATAGGTTTGTCTCTAAAGAGCTTACACTTTTTGAGTGGATGTGGTTTTTTGTGGATTGGGCACTGGCGATCCGGTTCCTCCATTTTCTTTGGACTGAGATTATTCTGGTCCGGCTCTGCCGTAATGTCCATTTTGTGTGCTGACACAGTAGGTTTGCGACTATATGACCTCAGTTTTTCTGTGGGAGAAGGGACATGGGTGTTGGCCTTGGACATAGCAAAGCTTGGGTCATTCCTCATTTTCGCTTGCCGCTGGACAAATTGTGTGAAAACTGAGAAAGGAGGAAATGACACACTATGAGTCTCCTTGTACTGTGTTCCTACAGTTGTCCACTTTTCCTGTAGGTTGAAGGGAAGTTTTTCCACTATTTGCCTGACTCCTCTAGCTGTGTCCAGGTAAGCAAGTCCTGGGAGCGCGCCATCTTGTTTAGCACACTGAAGCTCCAATAAGATGTCACTAAGTTCCTGCAGCTTAACATTGTCTTTGTTTGTGAGTTTGGGAAAGTCCTCTACCTTTTTTAAGAGTGCGTCCTCAATAGCCTCAGGTGAGCCGTAGCACTCTTCAAGGCGTTGCCAGACCATCTTCGCACCTGCAGCAGGATTGAGGGTGTGTACAGCACGAATGCGCTTAGCCTGTTCGGATGATGTTGGACCCAACCATTTTGTTAGCAAGTCTAATTCCTCTCTTGGAGACAAATTTAGGTCTTTGGTTGCGCTGATGAATGAGGTTTTCCATGCCCAATAGTTTTCAGGTTTGTCATCAAATTGCAAAAGACCTGTGCTAACTAGTTCTTTGCGAATTAGGTATTTTGCAAACTGTTGCATTTCACTTGATTCAGGTACGCAGTTGTTAAGGTTGGGGGTGTGCTTTGTGGAGTTGGACCAGTACGTGTCGACTACACCAGTGTTCACTGTTTGCTCCTGTTTCCTTTCTCTATTTACAGGTGGTGTTTTCGTCTGAGTGTTGGTTATAAAAGGATTAGTTATTTGTGTACTGTCTTGTGCATCTACTTCATTGCAATTTCCTTTAGGAGGCTGTGCTGAGTCGTGCTGAGTGTCTGGGTAGAGTAACTCACATTGTTGTTGAACATATTCGTTAGTGCGGTGCACTGTACTGATGGGCTCAGCTTCCTCACAAAGTTCTCCGTAGAGCTCCCCGCTCTGAATCTCTGCTTCTTCATAGGCTGAggcctctgcttcagctgcGGCTATTGCTTTTTGGCACTGGAGGACATGTAGATGAGCATCCAGTTCAGCTCTCTGTTTCATTGCATTAGCTTCCTTTTCAGCGAAGGCCAGTTGAGCTCGTGCTGCTTGAGCTTTGGCGTAGGCCCttgcagctgcagaagctgtTGATGAGGATGTCCGTTGAGAACGCCTTGTCGAGGTTCTGGATTGCTGCGACTTGGTGTCGAATGGTTGAGACCGTTGCTGCGTTGTAGCTGGTTGAGTGGCAACGTCTGGTTGCTGTTCACCACCGGCTGCTTCGTCTAGCTCTTCAGCAGCGTAGTCTTTTAGGTAATTTCTTCCTGAGCGTAGACTCATGTTGCTTAAAGTAGCTCTGTATGTTTGAACCCGCTGAGTAGGCGTCTTTTCCTTCGTCTTTTTACTATGCTGCCCTCACGACACGTGACCCTGTGAGGTTAGACAGCTAGCGAACAAATAGAAGAGGTCTTCCACACAAGGCTTgactttcttgtttttatgtaaCTAGAACatgaggaaaaatgaaaatgaatcgcTGGTTAACACACATCTTAATAACAACTTGCCGATTAGCCTAGCTTAACATGTACATTACATCAGCATACAGTTCGCTCCATGTAAACACACATAACGACTGTCTCTACACATGTCAATACTCACAAAGACGAACGTTTTCCGAGGTGCGAACGTGTAGAGCACTCTTAGCGTGAACATGAACTAGTCCCTATTTAATAACTGCCGGAGCACTTTTTCACGACATCATAAGCGAAAGGGTACATCAAAGATAGGTTAGTGAACAGGACGCTCCCTCGCTCCATTTCCGCACATAGGATACAAAGATCTCTTGTGGAAATGATGTCTCACTCTGAGCTTATTTATCACTCTGCTTATGTGGCTCaatcagcacacacaccaaccGCTGACTTTTGACTCAAGGGCATAACACTTATTAAAACACATAtacatagatttttttaaaatgtataactTTTAATAATGACTTTTACACAAAgtcttttaaacttttaaagcaacaaaaaagtGAATCATATGGTCACCATGTGTATCTGTAACTATCTGTGTAACTTTCTTTgcaatttgatttttttgtatatttgacTTACATATCATCTGGTTTTTCATGATCTGACTTGGTGCAGATAAAATGAATTTGCTGACACTCGCCACCATTTCCCAGCAGGCTGCTGACACCTTCCAGGATGTCCCAGGCTTCTCTTTCTGATGCTGCTCGAGTCATTTCAGTCACAATCCACACTGTAGAACAACTGGCAATAAGCTGAAAAGGAAATGAACGTATGTAAATTATAAATAACTAAtgctttgaagaaacatgacATGACTTCTGTGAATTACCTCTGTCCACATTTGATCTCTGCTTCTGTTAGAGTCACCGTTTCCAGGAAGGTCCACGAGTGTGACATGATCAAGAAAATCATTGTCTGGCACTTTGACAGTCACACACTTCACAAGTGGCCAGTACCACCTCTTTACTTCTTCTGTCTCATTTGACTCACTTCTTGTATATCTCACAAATTTTTCAGACAATCCTTCAgcctgcaaaaacaaacaaacaagataaATACAAGCCAATTGAATGTATGTGCCCATAACAAAGATTTTAATGATTGCATGAAAAAGAAGATGGGAAATTAAAATAAGACATCCTATCTCAAAAATCTGAAATGAAAACCAGGAAAATAAATCCAAAGTAATtcgatttttttatttaaaaaaaaagaaaaagaaagaaaaaaagaaacctttttcatattttactgTGGATCACAGTAAGTGgcctggttcttatatagtgatTTATTTTACTGCATGTAAACATTTGAAGCACTTTATAAAACTTGCCTCGTTAccccaagcacttttttctgggTATGTTATTTCTAGctaacatttacacacattcattcactgatggatgcatcgaAGATCAACTGGGGGTTTgtagatatttggcatgcagacttgAGGGAGCCAGGGATTAAACCACCAACCCTCcgattagtaggtgacctgctcgaCCTTCTGAGCAGGAGTTTTACAAATTTTAAACTCTTCAACACCACCACAAAGAAAACTGCAAGCTCCATGGTAACAGGATAATCAGACAGCAACAGGATAGTAAACCATAAAATTTTAACCACCACAatttcacttgtttttttgtttcttgtttgatGGATGTCAAACATTTTGGAAATGAGGCACATCGACATATCGCCGACATATATCTGCTCAGCAATAAACTGCAGCAACATCTGCTTCACCAGTGCTTTGTCTCTGTCTGCACTCTCCATTAGGGTGGCATTACATAGCGTGGACATCTTCCTGCTGCAAAGGTGCAGCATCAGGGTACCTTAACGCTGCTTGGGTAACTATTGACTGCTCATTATGTGATGTTCATAAGCCACACACTGCTATGTATCTCACCCAAACTGTGGTCTAATATATGCTTTAAACTGCAAGTATTCCTTTGTTCTAGAAGAAGAACCAGATTTTATTTTGGTCTGTATTACTGCAGACTTACTGAGTCACTTTCCAAAATTTTTATCTTGGACATTTGAAACTCTGGAATATCTCTGAAATATTTGTTGTCCATGAGGCTGTGAGTTGATTTTTCTTTCCACTCTTCTCCATACAGCGCTGATAACGTTTCATCACGGTCAAGACAATCACCAttaccaccatcatcatcatcatcttcttcaaGAGCCAGTTTTAGGGACTGCACCTCATTTTCCCAATCCTAAAAAAGATTATATCTTAATTTTAGTAAAGCAGTTTTTGTATCTACATTGTAACACATTACTTCAAAAATCACCATATTCATATTTCATTCTACCTTTTTTGTAATGAACTCGATGTGTGCCTCATACTTTGATCCATTGGTAGCCTCCACCTTTATCATTACTGAGGTACATGCACTGACACTTCCAGAAGGCAACAGGCCCTCCTTATTTATGATGGCATTGATTAAAGAACTCTTTCCAGCCCCGGTTCTACCAAAGACACCAACCAGGTGTCTCTTTTCTGTCTCCAAATCTTTGATTTTATCCCTGTTGAACGAGTTTAAATATGGATTAACTGACCCATTCTCAGAAATATCAAACTgaaaatgcagtaaaatcagaaaaaaattgttttttaaaatgtgttgaaaAAATTCAACTTACTACTGGAACAAACTACACAGCTCCATGTTGAGCTCTGACC includes the following:
- the LOC143418371 gene encoding uncharacterized protein LOC143418371 yields the protein MSLRSGRNYLKDYAAEELDEAAGGEQQPDVATQPATTQQRSQPFDTKSQQSRTSTRRSQRTSSSTASAAARAYAKAQAARAQLAFAEKEANAMKQRAELDAHLHVLQCQKAIAAAEAEASAYEEAEIQSGELYGELCEEAEPISTVHRTNEYVQQQCELLYPDTQHDSAQPPKGNCNEVDAQDSTQITNPFITNTQTKTPPVNRERKQEQTVNTGVVDTYWSNSTKHTPNLNNCVPESSEMQQFAKYLIRKELVSTGLLQFDDKPENYWAWKTSFISATKDLNLSPREELDLLTKWLGPTSSEQAKRIRAVHTLNPAAGAKMVWQRLEECYGSPEAIEDALLKKVEDFPKLTNKDNVKLQELSDILLELQCAKQDGALPGLAYLDTARGVRQIVEKLPFNLQEKWTTVGTQYKETHSVSFPPFSVFTQFVQRQAKMRNDPSFAMSKANTHVPSPTEKLRSYSRKPTVSAHKMDITAEPDQNNLSPKKMEEPDRQCPIHKKPHPLKKCKLFRDKPIEERQAYLKEHHICYRCCGSVQHIAKNCKAMVKCIECDSLKHLSAMHPGPTLAPKSTTPGNNDNEEQIESSPSVESKCTEVCGQGDSPRSCSKISLVKVYPAGQKERAIKMYAVIDDQSNRSLVKSEFFSLFKINAKPTPYTLKTCSGREQALGRRAVNFFLESLDGEVNIQLPPLIECDSVPDNRSEIPSPEIAQHHPHLLPVTDNIPPVDHHAPILLLLGRDVIRVHKVREQINGPNDAPYAQRLDLGWVIVGEVCLGKVHSQSEVNVYKTHTLDNGRASYFEPCPNTIHVKENYGVTMNATCITDDLGHSVFVRSEGDNKQAMSIDDRAFLTIMDSEVYQNQENSWVAPLPFRSQRRRLPDNREQALKRLCSLRKTLEKRPEMKDHYIQFMQKMLDNDQAEPAPPLPLNKEHWYLPTFGVYHPQKPQQIRVVFDSSAECDGISLNQVLLGGPDLNNSLLGVLLRFRKEPIALTADVQQMFYCFVVREDHRDYLRYLWYEDNDITKSIVEFRMKVHVFGNSPSPAVAIYCMRQAAQQGEREHGSDARQFVERQFYVDDGLTSVATPEEAINLLTRTQNMLAESNLRLHKVASNCSKVMEAFPVEDRAKDLKDLDLGVDPLPVQRSLGLCWNLQSDSFTYQVSNESKPFTRRGVLSTVNSLYDPLGFAAPIIMQGKALLRELSSDGKDWDTLLPPEKQERWDLWKDSLQALENLQIPRCYSPGTLSTTKAKELCIFCDASTVAIGAVVYLRTVDSEGQCHTGFVMGKSKLAPRPAHTVPRLELCAAVLAVEMFELIRDELDIKVDNVTFYTDSRIVLGYIHNTSRRFYMYVANRVTRIRASTHPSQWHYVPSELNPADQATRFIPAADLQNSTWFSGPPFLYSDPHTEPHTGPFTLIEPEKDRDTSGNKSNENYCSRATVGF